Below is a window of Candidatus Poribacteria bacterium DNA.
GAATATTGCCGAAACCCTCTGGCTTAATCACGCGAATCATCGGGATTGCCTCCTATTTCTCTCACGTTTTATGCGTTGCCCAAATTTCGCTTCTCCCAGCCACCTTCCCCGTACATATCCAAGAAGTATGATTCATCATAGGGGTATTTTGTCATCTCTGCTTCGTCGAGATCTATCCCCAAACCGGGGCGGTCCGGAATGATGACATCACCATCTTTGATCTCTATCGGATAATCAACAATCTTTTCAGCGAAGGGTGTCGCAAAGTCCTCAAATACCTCTTGAATCATAACATTTGGGGTTGATGCATCGATATGGAGACAAGCAGCGGTACAGACAGGACCTTGTGCGTTGTGGGGTGCGACGGACACATGATAAGCGTGTGCGATGGCACAGATCTTCTTCATCTCTGTGATGCCGCCTGCGGGGATGGGATCCGGCTGAATCACCTGCGCTGCCTTCCGATCCAGCAGTTCCATAAATGCTTCTTTGCCGGATAACCCTTCGCCTGCCGCAATGGGAAACGGCAGCTTAGAGGCGATGAAAGCGAGGTCGTCTATTTGTGGTGAGCGCACCGGTTCCTCAAACCAGCCCGGATCAAACGCCTCTAGTCTGCGCCCAATCTTGACGCTGAGCAGCGGATCGAAACGCCCATGTCCTTCGATGAGTAGTTCTACATTGGGACCGACTTCCTCCCGCACCGCCGCAATGATATCGATTGAAAGGTCAATCTCGCTAGGGGCAATTCGTCCGTAAGCGTTTCCAAAGGGATCGAATTTAAGTGCAGTATAGCCCTTCTCGACAACCGCTTTGGCTTTCTCGGCAAATGCTTCAGGGATACGGTCCACCTGATACCAGCCGTTAGCATAGGCGCGGATCCGATTGCGATATGCCCCACCGATCAGTTGGTAAACTGGTAGCTGAACTGTCTTACCGATGATATCCCAACACGCCATATCCACCGCTGCTTTGACATAGAAAGGGGCACTTCCCTTTGTAAGTTCTTCGTAAATTTCTTCCGTATTGAAAGGATCGCGACCGAGGTAATAGCGGCGCATCTCAATGACGGCGGTCTCTGCTGTTTTCGCCTTGCGATGG
It encodes the following:
- a CDS encoding mandelate racemase/muconate lactonizing enzyme family protein, whose protein sequence is MKITDVQTFIVGNPWKNWVFIKLHTDDGVYGVGEATSHRKAKTAETAVIEMRRYYLGRDPFNTEEIYEELTKGSAPFYVKAAVDMACWDIIGKTVQLPVYQLIGGAYRNRIRAYANGWYQVDRIPEAFAEKAKAVVEKGYTALKFDPFGNAYGRIAPSEIDLSIDIIAAVREEVGPNVELLIEGHGRFDPLLSVKIGRRLEAFDPGWFEEPVRSPQIDDLAFIASKLPFPIAAGEGLSGKEAFMELLDRKAAQVIQPDPIPAGGITEMKKICAIAHAYHVSVAPHNAQGPVCTAACLHIDASTPNVMIQEVFEDFATPFAEKIVDYPIEIKDGDVIIPDRPGLGIDLDEAEMTKYPYDESYFLDMYGEGGWEKRNLGNA